A single genomic interval of Odontesthes bonariensis isolate fOdoBon6 chromosome 3, fOdoBon6.hap1, whole genome shotgun sequence harbors:
- the dhrs3b gene encoding short-chain dehydrogenase/reductase 3b produces the protein MELKSACRMFLFPIQMLFHIVKASLFSLLPTRKKDLTKEVVLITGGGRGIGRHLAKEFAKQGARKVILWGRTEKCLKETAEEISQSGTECHYFVCDVANREEVYKQAKVVREKVGDVTILVNNAAVVHGRSLMDSDDDALLKSQHINTLGQFWTTKAFLPRMLELQHGHVVCINSILSQSPIPGAIDYCTSKASSLAFMESLTLGLLDCPGVSCTTVLPFHTNTEMFQGMRVRFPQLFPPLKPEVVAQRTVDAVRTDKAFLYMPWTMHALVILKSFMPQVALEEIHKFSGSYTCMNTFKGRT, from the exons atggagctgaagagcGCGTGTCGTATGTTTCTCTTCCCGATTCAAATGCTCTTTCATATAGTCAAGGCAAGTTTGTTTTCGCTGTTGCCCACCAGAAAGAAGGACTTGACCAAGGAGGTGGTATTGATCACTGGCGGAGGTCGAGGCATCGGTCGACACCTGGCCAAGGAGTTTGCAAAGCAGGGCGCTAGAAAG GTGATCTTGTGGGGCAGAACAGAAAAGTGCCTCAAAGAGACAGCTGAAGAAATATCCCAGTCTGGAACAGAGTGTCATTACTTTGTGTGTGATGTAGCCAATCGGGAGGAAGTTTACAAGCAAGCGAAGGTGGTGAGAGAAAAG GTGGGAGATGTTACAATATTAGTGAACAATGCAGCTGTAGTTCACGGTAGAAGTCTAATGGACAGCGATGACGACGCTCTTCTGAAATCCCAACATATCAACACCTTGGGACAGTTCTGG ACAACAAAAGCCTTCCTGCCTCGAatgctggagctgcagcacGGCCATGTAGTATGCATTAACTCCATCCTGTCCCAGTCTCCAATCCCGGGGGCCATAGACTACTGCACCTCCAAGGCCTCATCATTGGCCTTCATGGAAAGCCTGACATTAGGCCTACTGGACTGTCCAGGTGTCAGCTGCACTACCGTGCTTCCTTTCCACACCAATACAGAAATGTTCCAGGGCATGAGAGTCAG GTTTCCTCAGCTCTTTCCACCACTTAAACCTGAAGTAGTCGCCCAGAGAACTGTCGATGCAGTCAGAACTGACAAGGCCTTCCTCTACATGCCGTGGACAATGCATGCACTTGTCATTCTTAAAAG CTTCATGCCACAAGTTGCACTTGAAGAAATCCACAAGTTCTCTGGGAGTTACACCTGCATGAACACATTTAAAGGAAGGACATGA